The genomic DNA CTTCTAAATTCTTCTTTTGCTTTATTCAGCTGCTCATTAAATTTTTGGTTGCTGTGAAGCTTTGCTACCACCGCACTTGCCACTACTCTTGCAGCGTCTATATCACTCTGCCAGTGATAACCGCAAATAACCCTGCTTTGCCCCATTTCATATCCTCTTGTCATTATTTCATCCTGTCTTTCAGGATTAATTTCAGAAAGCACAAGTGCCGCAGCCCATCCGATTGCAGTGTGTCCCGAAGGATACGAACCATTTTTAGACAAAGTTTTTTCATCATCAGGTCTGCATGTATGCTCTTCAAAAAAAGCAAACGGTCTTATTCTCATATAGGCTACTTTAGCTCCCCGAGTAGACAGATCCCCAGCATCCTCACGAAAATTCTGCAGTAACTTATAAATTTCCGGTGTTGTCTTTTGTGTTATAGGAATTCCAAAAGCTTCGGAAAAAGCCTGCGGTACGCCGTCAGCACTTACATGAGCATCATTATAAGCCTGTTTTCCTCTCGGAGTATTTCTCAAAAGCTTTCCTTTATCATACTGCGCCTTGTCATTCAGAAAAGCAATACTATCAACTTCAGGTGGCGGAGGTAATAATTTGTAACTATCTACGACCTCACTGATTTCAAGAAAATAAAGATCAGGTTTCGTCTTTACATCGTCTGCAGCATAGGTAACTGCTGTACTAAATAACAATATTAATACTGTAAGAATTCTTTTTTTCATGGGTTTTACCACTCTCCTGTTCTTTGATATTTATATGTACCATATTATATTATGTCATATTTTTTTGTATTGTAAAGACCGGCAGGCAAAATTGTGCTTTCCGGTTATTAAATAAAGCACCGGATTAAATGTCACTTTCCCTTTTATTTCAACACTTTTATATATATAAATAAATATAAAAAAAATTTGAAAATATTTCATATAATAAATTATTTACTAAAAAAAATAAGATTATGTAAGACTTTTCATAATATTACCTCTTATTGTAAATCTATTTTTTATATTTTAATTTTTTATCAAATTTACCTACAAAATACTATATCTGGATTTTTTCTTTATTAAAAATTTGTTTTAAGATGCTGTTACTTTAGTACAACATTGATAAAATTTTCTTTGACATTATTATTCAAATATGAACTTAATCTGCCATGGCATGTTATCCGCTCTTCAAACACAAAGACAAAAAAAAGATTTTTCTAATACTAATATAAGTAAAAATTTGTATGATAACTTTGCTAGAGAAGATAATAATAATTTTTTATTCAAAAGACAGGTTGGTAACCTGTCTTTCTTTTTTCTTTGTTTTTATTGAAAAAAATTGCTTATTGATGATTTTTATTTTTCTAAATTATTTCTATAATTTGTCTGATAAATTACAAAATAATAAATAATAAAGACTGTATTCTTTTCTCAATACAGCCTCTTATTAATAAATACATACTTATTTTCATTATATCCCATAAAACTTTATCCCCATTTAGGAAAATTCACAACAGTAAATTTTAGTAAAAACCAAAAAAGTAAAGGTGCAGAATGTCTTGGCATTATCAAATCTATTTTTTTCGGATCTTTAAAAAACTGAAATACTCTCAGATCTAAATTTTTCACATAAAAATGTGCTAAAATCTGGAATTCCACTATGAATTTCTGTAAATCTAAAACACCTTCATTGCTGAGTACACAATATACAGAACTTATACTATATACTATACAAAAAAAAGAGCTTATTTCAATTTTCTCAAAACCTGTGTATTCTGAATGTTCTGCCAATTTTTCATATTTTTTATAAAACTCTTCCCTAGATATATTTAAACTCATGTTTTCATTAACAATAAGCTTGATACCATTATTTGAGTAATGGATATTATCAAAAATTTTATTAATATTCTTAAAGAACGAATGTGAAAAAATTTTATCTATATTTCTTATCATACGCTCTTCTTCCATTTGCTTTATATAGCTATGATCATTATAAGACAGCGGATCAATTAATTCCTGAATGTTTT from Sebaldella termitidis ATCC 33386 includes the following:
- a CDS encoding acid phosphatase; its protein translation is MKKRILTVLILLFSTAVTYAADDVKTKPDLYFLEISEVVDSYKLLPPPPEVDSIAFLNDKAQYDKGKLLRNTPRGKQAYNDAHVSADGVPQAFSEAFGIPITQKTTPEIYKLLQNFREDAGDLSTRGAKVAYMRIRPFAFFEEHTCRPDDEKTLSKNGSYPSGHTAIGWAAALVLSEINPERQDEIMTRGYEMGQSRVICGYHWQSDIDAARVVASAVVAKLHSNQKFNEQLNKAKEEFRRISVNTVK